GTGGCGGGCGTCACGCGGAGTGTCATGTCCCAAAATTCACGCTCGCCCGTGAGGTAGGCGATGGGTTCACCGGCACAGCGGCGAGCGAGCAGGGTCAGAAATGCGGCGGACTGTTCCGGCTGCGGTGCGTGTTCCGGCCAGGTGTATAAAAAGCTGCGGCTCTGGCGGAGCGCGTAGGCCAGCAGTATTTCGGCCTCCCGTCGGGCCTCGTCCGCCGTAGTGTGCGCGCCTAACTGCTGCTGCGCCGCCTGCAGGATGTCGCGGATACCGCCGGTACTGTGGCTGGCTTTGCCCATGACGGATGTTAGTCGTCGCTCAATTCTGCCAGCTGCTGAATCTGATGTTCGTTCACCAGCGGCTCGATGATCTGATCCAGATCACCGTGGGTGATCTCTTCCAGTTTGTAGAGGGTGAGATTGATGCGGTGATCGGTGACCCGCCCCTGCGGATAGTTGTAGGTGCGAATGCGTTCGGAGCGATCGCCGGAGCCGACCAGTGACTTGCGGGTCTGGGCCTGTTCGGCCGCCTGCTTCTCACGTTTGGCCGCGGTGATGCGCGCCTGTAACAGCGACATGGCCCGCGCCCGGTTTTTGTGCTGTGAGCGCTCATCCTGGCATTCCACCACGGTGCCGGTGGGCAGGTGGGTAATGCGGATCGCCGAATCGGTCTTGTTGACGTGCTGGCCGCCGGCGCCCGAGGCGCGAAAGGTGTCGACCTTCAGGTCGGCCGAGTTGATCTCGATTTGTTCCACCTCGGCCACCTCCGGCATCACCGCTACGGTGCAGGCCGAGGTGTGAATGCGGCCCTGCGACTCGGTTTCCGGCACGCGTTGCACCCGATGGGCGCCGGACTCGAATTTGAGCCGGGAATAAGCCCCCTGGCCGACGATGCGGACAATGATCTCCTTGTAGCCGCCGTGCTCGCCCTGATGCTCGCTGACGATCTCGGTCTGCCAGTGTCGGCGCTCGGCGTAGCGGGAATACATGCGGAACAGGTCGC
Above is a genomic segment from Gammaproteobacteria bacterium containing:
- the prfA gene encoding peptide chain release factor 1; translation: MKPSVHAKLETLSERLEEVGAMLSDPGVMSDQNQFRDLSREYSQLSPVVKCFKSYQSTLDDIVEAEALLKDSDAAMREMGEEEFKTAKTRRDQLEIELQKLLLPTDPHDDSNIFLEIRAGTGGDEAALFSGDLFRMYSRYAERRHWQTEIVSEHQGEHGGYKEIIVRIVGQGAYSRLKFESGAHRVQRVPETESQGRIHTSACTVAVMPEVAEVEQIEINSADLKVDTFRASGAGGQHVNKTDSAIRITHLPTGTVVECQDERSQHKNRARAMSLLQARITAAKREKQAAEQAQTRKSLVGSGDRSERIRTYNYPQGRVTDHRINLTLYKLEEITHGDLDQIIEPLVNEHQIQQLAELSDD